In Marinobacter sp. LQ44, the following are encoded in one genomic region:
- a CDS encoding metal-dependent hydrolase, producing the protein MDSITQAALGASIAGAVAGKTLGRSALLTGALLGTLPDLDVVIDYGSAVANFTQHRGFSHSLFILIPLSFLIAWGLWRWKPQLSYQRWLALVGLILVTHPLLDAFTTYGTQLFWPLGDPVALNSIFIIDPLYTLPLLAGCLVFLIRPPATNAVATGLVLSTLYLGWTLVAQQWTTDRVQPALAEVGMNEASLLVQPMPFNTILWRVTAITDEHRVEIVTGFLDGSDELNLEHFPRRPDLAQSVASLPEARRLEWFTRGFLDYRLAGNQITATDIRLGIPGAHPFTFILAETSESGVTPIPSGRLPRPSVNRDALPLLWSRLTGRTPVLCLATLSAPPQGHGC; encoded by the coding sequence ATGGATTCCATTACCCAAGCCGCTCTCGGCGCCTCCATTGCCGGTGCGGTTGCCGGCAAGACACTCGGTCGCTCTGCCCTGCTCACCGGCGCATTGCTGGGCACCCTGCCTGACCTGGACGTGGTCATCGACTACGGCAGCGCTGTGGCCAATTTCACCCAGCACCGGGGCTTCAGCCATTCCCTGTTTATCCTTATCCCGCTGTCGTTTCTGATTGCCTGGGGCTTGTGGCGATGGAAACCGCAGCTTTCCTATCAACGGTGGCTGGCCCTGGTAGGTTTGATTCTGGTCACTCACCCGCTGCTGGATGCCTTTACCACCTATGGCACCCAATTGTTCTGGCCCCTGGGAGACCCGGTTGCCCTCAACAGCATTTTTATCATTGACCCTTTGTATACCCTGCCCTTGTTGGCGGGTTGCCTGGTGTTCCTGATTCGCCCCCCGGCAACCAATGCCGTTGCCACCGGCCTGGTGCTATCGACCCTGTACCTGGGCTGGACCCTGGTTGCCCAGCAGTGGACCACCGACAGGGTTCAACCCGCTCTGGCGGAGGTCGGTATGAACGAGGCATCCTTGCTGGTTCAGCCGATGCCATTCAACACGATTTTATGGCGGGTAACTGCCATCACTGACGAACACAGGGTTGAAATAGTAACCGGGTTTCTCGATGGCAGCGATGAACTGAATCTGGAGCATTTCCCCCGCCGGCCCGATCTGGCGCAATCGGTTGCCTCCTTGCCGGAGGCCCGACGTCTTGAATGGTTTACCCGAGGCTTTCTGGACTACCGGCTAGCCGGCAACCAGATCACCGCCACAGACATTCGCCTGGGCATCCCCGGTGCTCACCCCTTTACCTTCATTCTGGCGGAGACCTCCGAATCCGGTGTTACTCCCATCCCCAGCGGCCGCCTGCCGCGGCCATCGGTTAACCGGGACGCCCTGCCGCTGCTCTGGTCAAGACTGACAGGACGAACGCCGGTGCTGTGCCTGGCAACCCTGTCTGCACCTCCGCAAGGACACGGTTGCTGA
- a CDS encoding THxN family PEP-CTERM protein: MNTLMKGLVATAAMGFAATAAAFPVDLENVSGAWGSPTGGSNIQGVGTDNLRWGEGLVTCSGKLWWKECSQGPQSGYGFEGATNLPETIASSDPFVLGSFTHFNNRITGDSITAVDLDVYATFSTTPDNGNVTGPYTFQFSHNETPNVYCGPLSFIFGCSTKDVDDIVRLDNMIESSEFQFGSSIYSLTLLGFEGGVDEIYTAEGKATSVNLLAKLNVRSVPEPGTLALLGLGLAGLGLARRRKV; this comes from the coding sequence ATGAACACATTGATGAAAGGACTCGTTGCAACTGCAGCCATGGGCTTTGCGGCGACAGCAGCAGCATTCCCGGTTGACCTGGAAAACGTATCCGGTGCCTGGGGAAGCCCCACTGGCGGCAGCAATATCCAGGGCGTGGGAACTGATAATTTGCGCTGGGGTGAAGGTCTGGTTACCTGTTCCGGCAAACTTTGGTGGAAAGAATGTTCACAAGGGCCGCAAAGCGGGTATGGGTTTGAGGGTGCCACCAACCTGCCTGAAACCATTGCTTCCAGCGACCCGTTTGTTCTTGGCAGCTTCACCCACTTCAACAACCGGATTACCGGCGACAGCATCACTGCCGTAGATCTGGATGTTTACGCAACCTTCTCGACAACCCCGGATAACGGCAATGTCACTGGCCCCTACACGTTCCAGTTTTCCCATAACGAAACGCCAAATGTCTATTGTGGCCCACTGTCCTTTATCTTCGGTTGTTCAACCAAAGACGTTGATGACATTGTGCGCCTGGACAACATGATTGAAAGTTCAGAGTTCCAGTTCGGCTCCAGCATCTACTCGCTGACCCTGCTGGGCTTTGAGGGTGGCGTTGATGAGATTTATACCGCAGAAGGCAAGGCTACCTCGGTTAACCTGCTGGCGAAACTGAACGTTCGCTCCGTGCCAGAGCCCGGCACCCTCGCCTTACTCGGCCTTGGTCTGGCTGGTCTTGGCCTGGCCCGTCGCCGTAAAGTCTGA
- a CDS encoding lytic murein transglycosylase produces MTDEQFAECKQTLEARAVGAGVSEATARDVLANVNYIERVIELDRRQPEFTTTFADYLNRRVNESRITKGRELLETHRDLLNRVTRETGVPAPYLLAFWGLETNYGSYFGKMPVPSSLATLACDQRRSTFFTEQFVAALKIIDEGAIPAEQMEGSWAGAMGHVQFMPTVFLQHAVDADGDGRRDLWNSLPDAMMSAGKFLQSMGWDGEYRWGREVLLPANFDFSLSDGRRLPLAEWRGMGITDAFGNALANEPIEAALVVPSGHRGPAFLVYSNFRVIMGWNRSEFYAVSVGHLADRIAGAGGLQNPPPEDQPTLSRDQIIQLQENLNTKGFASGNPDGILGSNTRKAIREFQKSQGLIADGMPSELLLEKLNMTSGS; encoded by the coding sequence ATGACCGACGAGCAATTTGCCGAGTGCAAACAAACCCTCGAGGCCAGGGCTGTCGGTGCCGGCGTCAGCGAGGCTACCGCCCGGGACGTGCTGGCCAACGTTAACTATATTGAGCGCGTGATTGAGCTCGACCGCCGGCAACCGGAGTTTACAACCACGTTTGCCGATTACCTCAACCGCCGCGTGAATGAGTCCCGAATTACCAAAGGCCGGGAGTTACTCGAAACGCATCGGGATCTGCTCAACCGGGTTACCCGTGAAACCGGAGTCCCGGCGCCCTACCTGCTGGCGTTCTGGGGCCTTGAGACTAACTATGGCAGCTACTTCGGCAAGATGCCGGTGCCCAGCTCACTGGCAACCCTGGCCTGCGACCAGCGCCGCAGCACTTTTTTTACCGAGCAGTTCGTTGCGGCCCTGAAAATCATTGACGAAGGGGCCATTCCCGCGGAACAGATGGAAGGCTCCTGGGCCGGCGCCATGGGCCACGTCCAGTTCATGCCCACTGTGTTCCTGCAACATGCGGTCGATGCCGATGGCGACGGCCGCCGGGACCTTTGGAACAGCCTGCCGGATGCCATGATGTCTGCGGGTAAGTTCCTCCAATCCATGGGCTGGGACGGCGAGTATCGCTGGGGCCGGGAGGTCCTTCTGCCAGCCAACTTTGACTTCAGCCTGTCCGATGGCCGCCGTTTACCATTGGCCGAATGGCGTGGTATGGGCATCACAGATGCCTTTGGCAACGCCCTGGCAAACGAACCAATTGAAGCGGCACTGGTGGTGCCCAGCGGCCATCGGGGCCCGGCGTTCCTGGTTTACAGCAACTTCCGGGTCATCATGGGCTGGAACCGTTCGGAGTTCTATGCCGTGTCCGTTGGCCACCTGGCCGATCGAATTGCTGGCGCAGGCGGGTTACAGAATCCACCGCCGGAAGATCAGCCCACCCTGTCCCGTGACCAGATCATCCAGCTTCAGGAGAACCTCAACACCAAGGGTTTTGCCAGCGGCAACCCTGATGGCATCCTCGGCTCAAACACCCGTAAGGCCATTCGCGAGTTCCAGAAATCCCAGGGCCTGATTGCCGACGGCATGCCGTCGGAACTCCTGCTCGAGAAACTGAACATGACCAGTGGAAGCTGA
- a CDS encoding response regulator codes for MATLKALVVDDASFVRDLVKRTVRQRFPVIETTDAQNGRRAQSLMSRSNFDLVLCDWEMPEMSGLELLQWMRQQPQYEKVPFIMITSRGDKDHVIEAVKEGVSEYLGKPFSPEGLSKKIIKVMGRRLKDAMEKGGKSMEGPADAFKESAALLTQKRDAPEPRKEPAAGAEEQDNPLLAGGRREATSRPAARGPMSLASVRFSDSTLKSVVKDVNLMEVRVIAKRDQEFPGILDQAVVDIDIGDGQMARLNGYVHQLQAVDKRQDTDFVSVTIRFVDEDPKKLEDLSRFVARFRAGSR; via the coding sequence ATGGCAACACTGAAAGCGCTGGTGGTGGACGACGCCAGTTTTGTGAGGGATCTGGTAAAACGCACCGTACGCCAGCGATTCCCGGTGATCGAGACTACCGATGCCCAGAATGGTCGCCGGGCCCAGTCGCTGATGTCCCGGAGCAATTTTGATCTGGTTCTGTGTGACTGGGAAATGCCCGAGATGTCCGGGCTGGAACTGCTGCAGTGGATGCGCCAGCAGCCTCAGTACGAGAAAGTGCCATTCATCATGATTACCAGCCGGGGCGATAAGGACCATGTGATTGAGGCGGTCAAGGAAGGGGTGTCCGAGTACCTGGGCAAGCCATTCAGTCCTGAGGGGTTGAGCAAGAAAATTATCAAGGTTATGGGGCGGCGCCTGAAAGACGCCATGGAGAAAGGCGGCAAATCCATGGAGGGGCCGGCGGATGCCTTCAAGGAATCAGCGGCGCTACTAACCCAGAAGCGGGATGCTCCTGAGCCTCGAAAAGAACCGGCCGCTGGTGCCGAGGAACAGGACAATCCGCTGTTGGCGGGAGGGCGTCGAGAAGCCACGTCCAGACCGGCCGCTCGCGGGCCCATGAGCCTGGCCTCGGTCAGGTTTTCCGACAGCACGCTGAAATCTGTGGTGAAAGATGTCAACTTGATGGAAGTTCGGGTGATTGCCAAGCGGGACCAGGAGTTTCCCGGCATCCTGGATCAGGCGGTGGTGGATATTGATATTGGCGACGGGCAGATGGCTCGCCTGAATGGCTATGTGCACCAGTTGCAGGCAGTCGACAAACGACAGGATACCGACTTTGTCAGCGTCACCATCCGGTTTGTCGACGAGGATCCGAAAAAACTGGAAGATCTGTCACGATTTGTGGCGCGATTCCGTGCAGGTAGCCGCTAG
- the phoR gene encoding phosphate regulon sensor histidine kinase PhoR, which translates to MQHNWSRYLRLIIAGLAGTTLVGWYFGYPLYGLLAGLMAYLLWTLGQARHLYQWLANPSATGEPPKSIGLWGDIFDNLHKLHQGHLLTQDRLRARINRVQESTNAMRDGVIMTDARGAMEWWNGSAEYLLGFRRSTDQGQYIHNLIRTPTFKAYFDARDYREPLEIHSPARPHIHLQIQISLFGDDDRLIVAKDVTRLYQLEQMRRDFVGNVSHEMRTPLTVISGYLETLVDHGDELPPKWRRAINTMAAQSSRMEALITDLILLSKIETGEHTSDDALTDVEQLIEQICHDARALSGERNHRILVEVTDHRLLRGDESQLRSAFSNLIFNAVKYTPANGNIEVSWSTNRDGAHLRVKDTGIGIDPVHIPRLTERFYRADPSRHKDTGGTGLGLAIVKHVLINHDGNLEIRSKVGEGSEFICHFPRERLVERVPETNDR; encoded by the coding sequence ATGCAACACAACTGGTCAAGATATCTGCGGCTGATCATCGCCGGCCTTGCTGGCACCACCCTGGTGGGCTGGTATTTCGGCTACCCATTGTATGGCCTGCTTGCGGGACTGATGGCCTACCTCTTGTGGACGCTGGGCCAGGCACGCCACCTCTACCAATGGCTGGCCAACCCCAGCGCCACCGGCGAGCCACCCAAAAGTATCGGCCTTTGGGGTGACATCTTTGACAACCTGCACAAACTTCACCAGGGCCACCTGCTAACCCAGGACCGGCTGCGTGCCCGGATCAACCGGGTGCAGGAATCCACCAACGCCATGCGCGATGGGGTCATCATGACCGACGCCCGGGGCGCCATGGAGTGGTGGAACGGCTCGGCGGAATACCTGCTCGGATTCCGGCGCAGCACCGACCAGGGGCAATACATTCACAACCTGATTCGCACCCCGACCTTCAAAGCCTACTTCGACGCCCGGGATTACCGGGAGCCACTGGAAATCCACTCACCAGCCCGGCCCCACATCCACCTGCAGATCCAGATCAGCCTGTTTGGCGATGACGACCGGCTGATCGTCGCCAAGGACGTCACCCGGCTTTACCAACTGGAACAGATGCGCAGGGATTTTGTCGGCAACGTCTCCCATGAAATGCGTACCCCGCTGACCGTCATCAGCGGATATCTGGAAACCCTGGTTGATCACGGTGACGAACTGCCCCCGAAGTGGCGACGGGCCATCAACACCATGGCGGCGCAGTCCTCCCGCATGGAGGCCCTGATAACCGACTTGATCCTGCTGTCAAAAATTGAGACCGGGGAACACACCAGCGACGATGCCCTGACCGATGTCGAACAGCTGATCGAGCAGATCTGCCACGATGCCAGGGCGCTCAGTGGCGAGAGAAATCACAGAATTCTGGTAGAGGTCACAGACCACCGTCTGTTACGGGGCGACGAGAGTCAGCTAAGGAGCGCCTTTTCAAACCTGATCTTCAATGCCGTCAAATACACCCCGGCCAACGGCAACATTGAAGTCTCCTGGAGTACCAACCGGGACGGCGCTCACCTGCGGGTAAAGGACACCGGCATCGGTATTGACCCGGTTCATATTCCCCGACTGACCGAGCGTTTTTACCGGGCCGACCCGAGCCGACACAAAGATACCGGCGGGACTGGTCTGGGCCTGGCCATCGTCAAGCATGTACTGATCAACCACGACGGCAATCTCGAAATTCGCAGTAAGGTTGGCGAAGGCAGCGAATTCATTTGCCACTTCCCCCGGGAACGACTGGTGGAACGGGTTCCGGAAACCAACGACCGCTGA
- the phoB gene encoding phosphate regulon transcriptional regulator PhoB has protein sequence MTGKTVLIVDDEAPIREMIAVALEMADYDYLEAADAREAHALIVDKQPDLILLDWMLPGTSGVELARRLKKEEATADIPIIMLTAKVEEDNKIQGLEVGADDYITKPFSPRELVARLKAVLRRATPAGVDSPIEVEGLTLDPVGHRVTSPEGALTMGPTEYRLLQFFMTHQERVYTRSQLLDQVWGGNVYVEERTVDVHIRRLRKALGDKYDHLIQTVRGTGYRFSTRAA, from the coding sequence ATGACTGGAAAAACTGTCCTGATCGTCGATGACGAAGCACCTATCCGCGAGATGATCGCGGTTGCGCTCGAAATGGCTGATTATGACTACCTAGAGGCAGCGGATGCCCGCGAAGCGCATGCCCTGATCGTTGATAAACAGCCCGACCTGATTCTGCTGGACTGGATGCTTCCTGGCACCAGTGGCGTTGAACTGGCTCGAAGGCTGAAAAAAGAAGAGGCCACGGCGGACATTCCGATCATCATGCTGACCGCCAAGGTTGAGGAAGACAACAAGATCCAGGGCCTTGAAGTGGGTGCCGACGATTACATCACCAAGCCTTTCAGCCCAAGGGAACTGGTGGCACGTCTGAAGGCCGTACTCCGCCGCGCAACGCCAGCCGGCGTCGACAGCCCTATTGAAGTGGAGGGCCTGACCCTGGACCCGGTCGGCCATCGGGTCACTTCCCCTGAGGGCGCACTGACCATGGGACCCACCGAATACCGGCTGTTGCAGTTTTTCATGACTCACCAGGAACGGGTGTATACCCGCTCCCAGTTGCTGGACCAGGTCTGGGGCGGCAATGTGTATGTTGAAGAACGCACCGTTGACGTGCACATACGGCGCTTGCGCAAGGCGCTCGGCGACAAGTACGATCACCTGATTCAGACGGTACGGGGCACCGGATACCGCTTCTCAACACGGGCCGCCTGA
- the ubiA gene encoding 4-hydroxybenzoate octaprenyltransferase, producing the protein MLQNALPEHVQSRLADYAKLLRIDRPIGSLLLLWPTWWALWLAAGGMPSLANIVIFTLGVFFMRAAGCAINDFADRDWDRHVKRTKDRPLTTGRIRAWEAVALFAGLCLVSLLMVVLFTNSLTLYLSFGGALLAFIYPFMKRYTHLPQLFLGAAFSWAIPMAWAAEANELSQLTWLLFTANVLWTVAYDTLYAMVDRDDDVKVGIKSTAILFGEADRVIIGALQAMVIVILIMVGNQAELGTFYYLGVTAMASLFVYHQYLARERSRDGCFRAFLNNNWAGFAVFAGLALDLML; encoded by the coding sequence ATGCTGCAGAACGCCCTGCCAGAACACGTCCAGAGCCGTCTGGCCGACTACGCGAAGCTGCTGCGCATCGACCGACCTATTGGCAGCCTGCTGTTACTCTGGCCCACCTGGTGGGCACTCTGGCTTGCCGCGGGCGGAATGCCGTCCCTGGCCAACATTGTGATCTTCACCCTGGGTGTGTTCTTCATGCGGGCGGCAGGCTGTGCCATCAACGACTTCGCTGACCGAGACTGGGACCGTCATGTCAAACGCACCAAAGACCGCCCCCTGACTACCGGTCGCATCCGGGCCTGGGAAGCCGTCGCGCTGTTTGCCGGCCTGTGCCTGGTGTCGTTACTGATGGTCGTGCTGTTTACCAACTCGCTGACCCTGTACCTGTCATTCGGTGGCGCCCTGCTGGCGTTCATCTACCCATTCATGAAACGCTATACCCACCTGCCCCAGCTGTTCCTGGGCGCCGCTTTCTCCTGGGCCATCCCCATGGCCTGGGCCGCCGAGGCCAATGAACTGAGCCAGCTCACCTGGCTGCTGTTCACCGCCAATGTGCTCTGGACTGTCGCCTACGACACCCTCTACGCCATGGTTGACCGGGATGATGACGTCAAGGTAGGGATCAAATCGACCGCCATCCTGTTTGGCGAGGCAGACCGGGTCATTATCGGTGCCTTGCAGGCGATGGTGATTGTCATCCTGATCATGGTGGGCAACCAGGCCGAACTCGGCACCTTCTACTACCTGGGGGTTACTGCTATGGCCAGCCTGTTTGTCTACCACCAGTACCTGGCACGGGAACGCTCCCGGGACGGCTGCTTCAGGGCCTTTCTCAACAACAACTGGGCCGGCTTTGCGGTGTTCGCCGGTCTGGCCCTGGATTTGATGCTCTGA
- a CDS encoding chorismate--pyruvate lyase family protein, producing MPSKDSDHRNGPIIPPTRWYRSLAAAGLHNPAVHGPARHWLQVEGSFTRVLQQQCRYRFHVEVCNEGFAVPTLEEARRLGLAPRQRAWIREVRLCGDSQPWVLARTVIPLACLEGKGRRLRNLGNKPLGAYLFSRPEWLRGPLETGLCQNTDDQQPQLARRSLFHRGNEALMVGEYLLPTLYQR from the coding sequence ATGCCGTCAAAGGACTCTGACCACCGCAACGGGCCGATCATCCCCCCCACGCGCTGGTACCGTTCTCTTGCTGCCGCCGGGCTTCACAATCCGGCGGTGCACGGCCCGGCTCGGCACTGGCTCCAGGTGGAGGGCTCGTTTACCCGGGTGCTCCAACAACAGTGCCGTTACCGCTTTCACGTGGAAGTCTGCAACGAGGGCTTCGCCGTGCCAACACTTGAGGAAGCCCGGCGCCTCGGCCTCGCGCCCCGACAGCGGGCCTGGATCAGGGAAGTTCGCCTGTGCGGCGATAGCCAACCCTGGGTTCTTGCCCGCACCGTCATTCCCCTGGCCTGCCTCGAAGGCAAGGGCCGACGCCTTCGTAACCTCGGCAACAAGCCTCTTGGTGCCTATCTTTTCAGCCGTCCTGAATGGCTGCGCGGCCCACTGGAAACCGGGCTGTGCCAGAACACCGATGACCAGCAACCACAATTGGCCCGGCGCTCCCTGTTTCACCGGGGCAACGAGGCCCTGATGGTGGGCGAGTACCTGCTGCCAACACTCTACCAGCGGTAA
- a CDS encoding hypoxanthine-guanine phosphoribosyltransferase, producing the protein MTDTVADMNQVMAEADCLVNEQQVSAAIDTMATAITERLKDSNPLLFCVMNGGLILTGQLLPRLLFPVQAEYLHATRYRQETTGGILEWKLQPEADMKGRTVLIVDDILDEGTTLYAIADYCLAHGAREVLTAVLVDKEHDRKARPGLKADFTGLYVEDRFLFGYGMDYKGYWRNAPGIYAVKGL; encoded by the coding sequence ATGACCGATACCGTCGCCGACATGAACCAGGTCATGGCCGAAGCCGACTGCCTGGTGAATGAGCAGCAGGTGAGCGCCGCCATCGACACGATGGCCACTGCCATTACCGAGCGCCTTAAAGACAGCAACCCACTGCTGTTCTGTGTGATGAACGGCGGTCTTATACTGACCGGACAACTGCTGCCCAGGCTTCTGTTCCCGGTTCAGGCGGAGTACCTGCACGCAACCCGCTACCGCCAGGAAACCACCGGCGGCATCCTGGAATGGAAGCTCCAGCCTGAGGCCGACATGAAAGGCCGCACGGTATTGATTGTCGACGACATCCTCGACGAGGGTACGACCCTCTACGCCATTGCGGATTACTGCCTGGCTCATGGTGCCCGAGAAGTCCTGACCGCAGTTCTGGTCGACAAGGAGCATGATCGCAAGGCCCGCCCTGGCCTGAAAGCAGACTTCACCGGCCTGTATGTGGAAGACCGATTCCTGTTCGGTTATGGCATGGACTACAAGGGATACTGGCGCAACGCGCCCGGAATCTATGCCGTCAAAGGACTCTGA
- a CDS encoding rubredoxin produces MKKWQCVVCGLIYDEAEGWPEDGIEPGTKWEDVPEDWVCPDCGVGKEDFEMIEIG; encoded by the coding sequence ATGAAGAAGTGGCAGTGTGTGGTTTGTGGCCTGATCTACGATGAGGCCGAGGGTTGGCCGGAAGATGGAATCGAGCCGGGTACAAAATGGGAAGACGTGCCCGAGGATTGGGTTTGCCCGGATTGCGGCGTTGGCAAAGAAGACTTCGAGATGATCGAAATCGGCTGA